In Procambarus clarkii isolate CNS0578487 chromosome 82, FALCON_Pclarkii_2.0, whole genome shotgun sequence, one genomic interval encodes:
- the LOC123764205 gene encoding uncharacterized protein, which translates to MVVTTQPSLSPERYATSTCPDYSKSNRGGRGGQADNPGGQADITRGQADNTGGGQADNTGGQADNTGGQAGNTGGQAGNTGGEGQAGNTGGQADNTGGEGQAGNTGGQADNTGGGQADNTGGQADNTGGQAGNTEGQAGNTGGGQAGNTGGQADNTGGGQAGNTGGGGQAGNTGGGGQADNTGGGGQADNTGGGQADNTGGQADNTGGGGQADNTGIRGQADNTGGQADNTGEQADNTGGQADNTGGGQADNTEQADNTGGGQADNTDGGQADNTGEQADNTGGGQADNTDGGQADNTDGGQADNTGGQADNTGGGQADNTGVGQADNTGGGQADNTGGQADNTGGQADNTGGQADNTGGGQADNTGQADNTEGQADNTGGGQADNTGGQADNTGGQADNTGGQAGNTGGEGQADNTGGQSDNTGGQADNTGQADITRGQADNTGGQADITRGQADNTGGGQADNTGVGQADNTGVGQADNTGGGQVDNTGGGQADNTGGQADNTGGGQAGNTGG; encoded by the coding sequence ATGGTTgtaacaacacaaccatcattaTCACCTGAACGTTACGCCACCTCCACATGTCCCGACTATAGTAAGTCTAaccgaggaggaagaggaggacaaGCAGATAACCCAGGAGGACAAGCAGACATCACAAGAGGACAAGCAGACAACACGGGAGGAGGACAAGCAGACAATACAGGAGGACAAGCAGACAACACGGGAGGACAAGCAGGCAACACGGGAGGACAAGCAGGCAACACAGGTGGAGAAGGACAAGCAGGCAACACAGGAGGACAAGCAGACAACACAGGTGGAGAAGGACAAGCAGGCAACACAGGAGGACAAGCAGACAACACGGGAGGAGGACAAGCAGACAATACAGGAGGACAAGCAGACAACACGGGAGGACAAGCAGGCAACACGGAAGGACAAGCAGGCAACACAGGAGGAGGACAAGCAGGCAACACAGGAGGACAAGCAGACAACACAGGAGGAGGACAAGCAGGcaacacaggaggaggaggacaagcaggcaacacaggaggaggaggacaagcagacaacacaggaggaggaggacaagcagACAACACAGGAGGAGGACAAGCAGACAACACAGGAGGACAAGCAGAcaacacaggaggaggaggacaagcagACAACACAGGAATAAGAGGACAAGCAGACAACACAGGAGGACAAGCAGACAACACAGGAGAACAAGCAGACAACACAGGAGGACAAGCAGACAACACAGGAGGAGGACAAGCAGACAACACAGAACAAGCAGACAACACAGGAGGAGGACAAGCAGACAACACAGACGGAGGACAAGCAGATAACACAGGAGAACAAGCAGACAACACAGGAGGAGGACAAGCAGACAACACAGACGGAGGACAAGCAGACAACACAGACGGAGGACAAGCAGACAACACAGGAGGACAAGCAGACAACACAGGAGGAGGACAAGCAGACAACACAGGAGTAGGACAAGCAGACAACACAGGAGGAGGACAAGCAGACAACACAGGAGGACAAGCAGACAACACAGGAGGACAAGCAGACAACACAGGAGGTCAAGCAGACAACACGGGAGGAGGACAAGCAGACAACACAGGACAAGCAGACAACACAGAAGGACAAGCAGACAACACAGGAGGAGGACAAGCAGACAACACAGGAGGACAAGCAGACAACACAGGAGGACAAGCAGACAACACGGGAGGACAAGCAGGCAACACAGGAGGAGAAGGACAAGCAGACAACACAGGAGGACAATCAGACAACACAGGAGGACAAGCAGACAACACAGGACAAGCAGACATCACAAGAGGACAAGCAGACAACACGGGAGGACAAGCAGACATCACAAGAGGACAAGCAGACAACACAGGAGGAGGACAAGCAGACAACACTGGAGTAGGACAAGCAGACAACACTGGAGTAGGACAAGCAGACAACACAGGAGGAGGACAAGTAGACAACACAGGAGGAGGACAAGCAGACAACACAGGAGGACAAGCAGACAACACAGGAGGGGGACAAGCAGGCAACACAGGAGGATGA
- the LOC138358140 gene encoding uncharacterized protein, protein MGGGQADNMGGGQADNTEEQADNTGGGQEDNTGGGQADNTGGGQADNTGGQADNTGGGQADNTGGQADITEGQADNTGGGQADNTEGQADNTGVGQADNTGVGQADNTGGGQADNTGGQADNTGGQADNTGGGQADNTGGGQADNTGGQADNTGGGQADNTGGGQADNTGGQADNTGGGQADNTGGGGQADNTGGQADNTEGQADNTGGGQADNTGGQADNTGGQADNTEGQADNTGGGGQADNTGGGGQADNTGGQADNTGGGRQADNTGGVGQADNTGGGGQADNTGGGQADNTGGGGQADNTGGGGQADNTGGGGQADNTGGGGQADNTGGGGQADNTADNTHTRSRHEQSRGTSP, encoded by the coding sequence ATGGGAGGAGGACAAGCAGACAACATGGGAGGAGGACAAGCAGACAACACAGAAGAACAAGCAGACAACACAGGAGGGGGACAAGAAGACAACACAGGAGGAGGACAAGCAGACAACACAGGAGGAGGACAAGCAGACAACACAGGAGGACAAGCAGACAACACAGGAGGAGGACAAGCAGACAACACAGGAGGACAAGCAGACATCACAGAAGGACAAGCAGACAACACAGGAGGAGGACAAGCAGACAACACAGAAGGACAAGCAGACAACACAGGAGTAGGACAAGCAGACAACACTGGAGTAGGACAAGCAGACAACACAGGAGGAGGACAAGCAGACAACACAGGAGGACAAGCAGACAACACAGGAGGACAAGCAGACAACACAGGAGGGGGACAAGCAGACAACACAGGAGGAGGACAAGCAGACAACACAGGAGGACAAGCAGACAACACAGGAGGGGGACAAGCAGACAACACAGGAGGAGGACAAGCAGACAACACAGGAGGACAAGCAGACAACACAGGAGGGGGACAAGCAGAcaacacaggaggaggaggacaagcagACAACACAGGAGGACAAGCAGACAACACAGAAGGACAAGCAGACAACACAGGAGGAGGACAAGCAGACAACACAGGAGGACAAGCAGACAACACAGGAGGACAAGCAGACAACACAGAAGGACAAGCAGAcaacacaggaggaggaggacaagcagacaacacaggaggaggaggacaagcagACAACACAGGAGGACAAGCAGACAAcacaggaggaggaagacaaGCAGACAACACAGGAGGAGTAGGACAAGCAGAcaacacaggaggaggaggacaagcagACAACACAGGAGGAGGACAAGCAGAcaacacaggaggaggaggacaagcagacaacacaggaggaggaggacaagcagacaacacaggaggaggaggacaagcagacaacacaggaggaggaggacaagcagacaacacaggaggaggaggacaagcagACAACACAGCagacaatacacacacacgcagtcgTCACGAGCAGAGCCGGGGCACTTCTCCGTAA